From the genome of Azospirillum fermentarium:
CTGGAAGGCGTGCTGTCCCACCATCCGCCGCCCCTGGTCAATGGCCGCCGCATCAAGATCCGCTATATGACGCAGATCAAGACCCGGCCCCCCACCTTCGCGCTGTTCACCAACAAGCCGGCGGAACTTCCCGACGCCTATCAGCGCTATCTGGCGTCGGGGCTGCGGCAGGATTTCGACCTGCCGGGCGTGCCGCTGCGCCTGACCCTGCGCAAGCCCAAGAACCCCTTCGCCGACAAGGATTGATGGGGCGGGCAATTGTTAAGTCCTTGATCGGGAACGGGCCGGCAGCGATGCCGGCCCGTTTTCCGTTGGGGTGGGGGCGGGAGAAGAAATCTTTCGGGGGGCCGGAAAAAAGGCTTGCGCCCCCCCGGCGTCTGACGTAAAAACCGCGCACCGATTGATCCGGCGTGGCGCAGCGGTAGCGCAGCGGACTGTTAATCCGTTGGTCGTAGGTTCGAATCCTACCGCCGGAGCCATCATGCGGGTGTAGCTCAGTTGGTTAGAGCGCCGGCCTGTCACGCCGGAGGCCGCGGGTTCAAGTCCCGTCACTCGCGCCACCTCCCTTACCGGGGATGGCTGATGGTCAAGGATCGGTATCGCGTGAAAGGGCCGCCCCGCCGACAGGCACGGGCGGCCTTTCGCGTTTCCGGGCCTTCTTTTCCATCCCCGGCCATGGGTGGGGAAAATCGAAAAAAGTGATTTTTCCCTCACTTATCCGCTTGCACTCCCCCGGCGTCTGACGTAAAAACCGCGCACCGATTGATCCGGCGTGGCGCAGCGGTAGCGCAGCGGACTGTTAATCCGTTGGTCGTAGGTTCGAATCCTACCGCCGGAGCCATCATGCGGGTGTAGCTCAGTTGGTTAGAGCGCCGGCCTGTCACGCCGGAGGCCGCGGGTTCAAGTCCCGTCACTCGCGCCACCTCCCTTACCGGGGATGGCTGATGGTCAAGGATCGGTATCGCGTGAAAGGGCCGCCCCGCCGACAGGCACGGGCGGCCTTTCGCGTTTCAGCCTCTCGTGTCCGCGGGGGCTACCGCGCCCCCAGAAGATCGGTGACGGCGCCTTCCAGCTCTTCGTTCAGGAACGGCTTGTAGAGCACGGCGTCGGCGCTGAACATCTCGGTCATCTTCAGGACATAGCCGGCGGGCAGGTTGGGGGCGCCGCCTGAGACGGCCAGGACACGCGGGGGCGGTTTCAGGCGCCGCGCGGCCTTGATCACTTCGATCCCGTCGGCCTCCGGCATCAGGACGTCGGTGACGATCAGGTCATAAGCCCCTGCCTTCATCCGTTCCTGAGCCACCAAGCCGTTCTCGGCGGTCTCCACGGCATGTCCCATGTCTTCCAGCACCGTGGCGATGACCAGCCGGACCGGAGCCGTGTCCTCAACCACCAGAATCCTTGCCATGACCATTATCCTTGTTGTTGCGCCTCGGCATGGAGGCGATCCCCGTCGTATGCCGCACCGCCCCGCGTGACGGCGGGCAGGTCGATCGTGATGGTGGTCCCGCGCCCGGGGGTGCTGTCCACCGTGATGAGGCCACCGCCGTTGCGCACGATCCCATGCACCACCGCCAGACCCAACCCGGTACCTTGGCCCATGGGCTTGGTGGTGAAGAAGGGTTCGAAGACCCGCACCCGCGTCGCCTCGTCCATGCCCATGCCGGTGTCGGTGACGGTCAGGCGGACATAGACGCCCGGCAGCAGATCCAGATGCGCGGCCATGGCCTTGTCCAGGGTGAGCGTCCCGGCGGCGATCGTCAAGGTGCCACCCTCGGGCATGGCGTCGCGCCCGTTCTGCAGCAGGTTCAGCAACACCTGCGTCAGCTCGGTGGCCGTCAGCGAGACGGGGGGCAGGGCGGGGTCCACCGCGGTTTCGATGCGGATGCCCGCGTGCAGCGATGGCTGCGCCAGCCGTACCGCCGAGGTCACCGTCTCCCACGGCACGGCCAGATCGGCGCCGGCGGTCCCGCCGCGTGAAAAGGCCAGAACGTCGCGCATGATCGCCCGCGCGCCAAGCCCGCTGTCGCGGATGGCGCCCAGATAGGTCTGGATCCGCGTGTCGCCGCCGGTGCGGTTCAGGGCCAGTTCGCTGAAGCTGATGATCGGCTGGAGCAGGTTGTTGATCTCGTGGGCCAGCCCGCCCACCAGGCCCCCCAGGGCGGCCATGGTTTGTTTCTGGCGCACCGCCTCGGCGGCGCGGCGGCGCTCGGTGATGTCGCTGACCGTTCCATGATACCCCAGGAACCGCCCGCTGCCGTCGAACCGCGGCAGACCGCTGACCGATACCCATTGCCCCGGCACGTCCGCGGCCAGAGGGAAGCAGAGCTGCCGGAACGGCTTGCACGCCGCCATGGCCGCTTCCAGCAGCGGATAATCCTCGGCCCCACGGGTGGTGTCGGGCAGAGCGGCGAAGGACCGTCCCATCCACAGGCCGGGATGCTCGCCCAAGAGACCGTCGGAGCGGCCCGTCAGGCTGGTGACGGTTCCCCCGGCATCGGTTTCCCAGAACCAGTCGTTGGAGCATTCCAGGAGCGCCCGCCAGCGCTTCTCGCTGGCGCTGAGGGCGGCGGTGCGGCTGGCCACCGTTTCTTCCAGCCGGGCGCTGTGGTCCGACAGCGCCTGTTCGCTGCGGGCCAGCTTCAGGAACATCACCTCGTACGGACGGCGCAACGCCGTGACCACCAGCGCCCGGTAGATCAGGTAGAACGACAGGATCTTGAGGAAATGCCCGGCGGCGTTGGTCAGGCTGTGGGGCGTGGTGTAGAGCGTGAACACCAGCTCCTGCGGGATGACCACCACCATCCCGGCCAGGACCAGCCAGAACACCCCGCCGTCCAGATGGCGGCGGTGATGGATCAGCACCCCGCACGCCGCCGCCACGATGGCGCAGATCACGTATTCGGCGACGATCTTGAACGGGGTCAGCCCGGTCTCCGGGTCGAAACAGACCGGCATCCACCCCTGGCCGATGGCCAGCACCGTGGCGCCGACCAGCCCCACCTGAAGCAGCAGCAGCCAATGGGCCGGCGGTGGGCTGTTGCGCGGCACCGCCAGCGCCGCGGCCAGGAAGCTCATTGCCTGGATGAAGCGGGCCGCGACCCAATATTGCGTCATCGTCCCCGGCGGCAGGCCGGGCAGAACCCCCATGCCCGGATAGGTCAGGGTATGGATGAGGTCAAGGGCCGCGGGAGCGGCGCACGACAGCCCCAGCACCCCCAGAAACGGCGATTGGTTGATGTGACGGGTGTGCAGCGCCACGGCCAGCAACATCACCGCCACCGCGATGCCGAACAGCTCTGCCAGGCTGTGGAACAGCAGGAACGAGGTCTTCGCCATCACCGCCAGGGTCACGAAGACGGCGGTCAGCCCCACGCCGGCGGTCACCACATCGCGCCATGACAGGGACGGAAACGGTGAAGCGCGGGATGAGGCGTCGGTCATGTCAGGCAGAAGGATCCGTTGCGGTGAACCGTATCCGTTGTAACAACAATGGCGAAGGGGGTAACCCTGGCGAAAACGAATAGGTCGGGTGGTGTGGCTATTCCGCGCCGTCTTCGGGCTTTTCCGGGGCATTCGGGGTATCAAACGGCGTGCTGACGAACGGGTCGCCACGGCCGTGGCCGGCGCGGGAATGGCCGTTCTCCGTCGCGGCCCGGCGGTAATAGCCGACGATGAACACCCGCACGGCATTCGCCAGCGTCACCCCGTGCGACGAAGGATCGTTCTGCTGCTGTTCGTCCAGACGCGCCTTGATGTCGGTGATCAATTCCCCGGCCGTCAGGCGTTCGCGGGAGCAGATATCCTCCAGCCCGTCCCAATAGGATGGTTCCAGCCGGATCGACACCGATCGCGCACCGATTCTGAGGGTACGGGCCTTGAGATCGACGATCGACGGAGCGGATGCTCCCTTTGCGGCTCTTCTTTTTTGGGACGCTCTTTTTTCGTGTGGAATCCCGTTGTCGCCCATGATTTTCATCCTTTTCTCTGCCACCTCAAGTTATGAAAGCAGCTTTATAAAGAATCAGGCCGACAACATTATGAAGCTGTCAAACAGGAAAAACCATATCCTTTCCGTCATAAGGGGTTGTTTTCACCGGCCATATCACGAATAAGGCTAGGATTTGTAAGAACGATAAAACCCTTGGTATAGGATAGAGCTTTCATCTTCTTCAAAGATGCGAAACTTTTGTTTATAATCTCACGGGATACGCCCAGCATGTTTGCCAAACCTTCCTGTGACACCGGCTGGGTGATGCGGATGCCCTCGGGGCCGGGCTGGCCATAGGTTTCGGCCAGCAGCATCAGGCGCTTGGCCAGACGGTGGGGAACGTCCAGGAACACCGTGTCTTCGATGGTGTCGCTGATCCAACGCATCCGTTCGCACAAGACCCCCATCATGCGGATGCATAACGCGGGGTGGCGTTCAAGGAAGGGGATGAAATCGGACCGGTCCAGCCGGTAGAGTTCGGATGGACGCAGGGCGGTGGCGCTGGCCGTCCGCTCCTTGCCGTCCAGAAGCGCGATTTCGCCCAGTATGTCGCCGGGGTTCAGGATGTTGAGCTGCATCACCTTGCCGTCCTGGGACGAGGTGTGGATGCCGATCTGCCCCGACAGGATGGCGAACAGGCTGGAGCCGGGATCACCCTTGACGAAGACGGGCGCGTCCGGGCTGTAACGCTCCAGCCGGCCCAAAGAGACCAGTTCGGCCATTTCGGCCGGTTCCAATTCCCCCAGCAATCGGTTCCGGCGTAATACAGCGGCAATATCGGCCGCCCCGGTCTTGCTCATATCACTGTATTCCAGGGCTGTGCGCAATCGTTGCGACAGGGAAATCAAAAACAGTATAGCGCAGGACCAGGGCAGGGGACAGGAAAGATGATCGCAACCGATGATCGGGGTCTCAGGCCGCTTGCGACACCCGGTCCCATAGGGTGGTATGCTCGAAATGGAAACGGATATCGCCGGCCCGGTTTTCCTGGTTCAGCCAGCGGCGGATGGTCCGCAGCATCAGGCGGGCGTCCTCTTCCTTCTGGTCGTGCCGTCCGGTGGGAAGCCAGGATTTGAAGCGGGCCAGTTCCGCCGGATCCTCGCCCACCTCGGCGGCGATGGCCAGCAGCCGGCCATAGGTGCGTTCCCGGTACGGCAGTTCCTTGGCCAGGGCTTCCAGACGGATGGAGGTGCCGGGGCTGATGCAGCGGTCGGCGGCGGCGTCGGCGATGGTGCGGCGCATGTTGACCATGGCCTCCGACAGCACGGGATAGCCCAGTTCCGCCGGGCCGTGGGTGACGGCCACCTCATCGTCGTCTTCCAGCCGGCCGTCGCGGTAGGCTTCGAACACGGCGCCGACGCCGGTCATACCGAATGGGTGCAGCTCGGCGGCGCGCAGGGCGCCCATGCTGGCGGCCCCGAACACGGCCACTCCCTGGCTCAGCGCGTGCAGGATCTCCTTGTGCCAGACCGCGGGTACGCATTCGAAATAGCCGTCGATGATGCCGATGGCCCGCGGGCGCAGGGCAAGCGCGCGGGTCACGTCCCCCTGGGCCACGGGCGGCCGGTAGATGGCGTCCAATTCCCGTTCGGCTTTTGACCGCGCCAGCGAGGGACCGAGGAAGATCACGGCTTCGGTGCCGGCTGCGGCGTCCAGGCCGGCGGGGAGCGCGGCGGGGGTGGGGACGGCGTGGAACAGGGATGGCATGATCATCGGGGCGGTTCCTGAGCGCGTGACCGGTTCGTTGGGGTGTGATCGGTTCACACGGAATTGTTTGAAGCGTGAATCACACGGAAAACCAAAACCTCAAAAGCCTTCAGGCGCTTCAATAAGCACCCGAAGGATTCGGGAGGACGGCGGCGTCCGTGACGACGGCACGGGCGCGGGCGCCCAGCAGGTAGTCGGGGGAATGGTCCACCCCTTCCAGCCCCGGTACGATGACCCGCACCACGGGAATGCCGAATTCCGGTTTGGTGAGATCGACGGCCACCGCTTCAGCGATGCCCACGGCCTGCAGACGGGCGATCTGGTGGTTCAGGTCGGCGTCCAGGGTATCGGCGGGAGCGCTGGGGACGTGGGCGAAATCCAGCGTCCCAGGTGCCGCCGCCTCCCGCCGCCAGCGCTCACGCAGGTCCGGGGACAGGTGGGCTGCGTATTCGTCGCGCGCCATGTCGTCCCGCGCGCCGGAAATGAAGGTCAGCCGGCTCTGTGCCGCTTCGGTCAGGGCGCGGGACAGGGCCACCTCGCGCGCCGTGTGGGTGCCTGAGCCTGTGGCCGGGCGGATGGTGTTGGCCAGCCCCGCATCTCCCTCGACCACCC
Proteins encoded in this window:
- a CDS encoding TfuA-like protein, with product MIMPSLFHAVPTPAALPAGLDAAAGTEAVIFLGPSLARSKAERELDAIYRPPVAQGDVTRALALRPRAIGIIDGYFECVPAVWHKEILHALSQGVAVFGAASMGALRAAELHPFGMTGVGAVFEAYRDGRLEDDDEVAVTHGPAELGYPVLSEAMVNMRRTIADAAADRCISPGTSIRLEALAKELPYRERTYGRLLAIAAEVGEDPAELARFKSWLPTGRHDQKEEDARLMLRTIRRWLNQENRAGDIRFHFEHTTLWDRVSQAA
- a CDS encoding ribbon-helix-helix domain-containing protein, with the translated sequence MGDNGIPHEKRASQKRRAAKGASAPSIVDLKARTLRIGARSVSIRLEPSYWDGLEDICSRERLTAGELITDIKARLDEQQQNDPSSHGVTLANAVRVFIVGYYRRAATENGHSRAGHGRGDPFVSTPFDTPNAPEKPEDGAE
- a CDS encoding Crp/Fnr family transcriptional regulator; translation: MSKTGAADIAAVLRRNRLLGELEPAEMAELVSLGRLERYSPDAPVFVKGDPGSSLFAILSGQIGIHTSSQDGKVMQLNILNPGDILGEIALLDGKERTASATALRPSELYRLDRSDFIPFLERHPALCIRMMGVLCERMRWISDTIEDTVFLDVPHRLAKRLMLLAETYGQPGPEGIRITQPVSQEGLANMLGVSREIINKSFASLKKMKALSYTKGFIVLTNPSLIRDMAGENNPL
- a CDS encoding MASE3 domain-containing protein; this translates as MTDASSRASPFPSLSWRDVVTAGVGLTAVFVTLAVMAKTSFLLFHSLAELFGIAVAVMLLAVALHTRHINQSPFLGVLGLSCAAPAALDLIHTLTYPGMGVLPGLPPGTMTQYWVAARFIQAMSFLAAALAVPRNSPPPAHWLLLLQVGLVGATVLAIGQGWMPVCFDPETGLTPFKIVAEYVICAIVAAACGVLIHHRRHLDGGVFWLVLAGMVVVIPQELVFTLYTTPHSLTNAAGHFLKILSFYLIYRALVVTALRRPYEVMFLKLARSEQALSDHSARLEETVASRTAALSASEKRWRALLECSNDWFWETDAGGTVTSLTGRSDGLLGEHPGLWMGRSFAALPDTTRGAEDYPLLEAAMAACKPFRQLCFPLAADVPGQWVSVSGLPRFDGSGRFLGYHGTVSDITERRRAAEAVRQKQTMAALGGLVGGLAHEINNLLQPIISFSELALNRTGGDTRIQTYLGAIRDSGLGARAIMRDVLAFSRGGTAGADLAVPWETVTSAVRLAQPSLHAGIRIETAVDPALPPVSLTATELTQVLLNLLQNGRDAMPEGGTLTIAAGTLTLDKAMAAHLDLLPGVYVRLTVTDTGMGMDEATRVRVFEPFFTTKPMGQGTGLGLAVVHGIVRNGGGLITVDSTPGRGTTITIDLPAVTRGGAAYDGDRLHAEAQQQG
- a CDS encoding response regulator, coding for MARILVVEDTAPVRLVIATVLEDMGHAVETAENGLVAQERMKAGAYDLIVTDVLMPEADGIEVIKAARRLKPPPRVLAVSGGAPNLPAGYVLKMTEMFSADAVLYKPFLNEELEGAVTDLLGAR